One window of Equus quagga isolate Etosha38 chromosome 4, UCLA_HA_Equagga_1.0, whole genome shotgun sequence genomic DNA carries:
- the KLHL41 gene encoding kelch-like protein 41, with the protein MDSQRELAEELRLYQSTLLQDGLKDLLDEKKFIDCTLKAGDKSLPCHRLILSACSPYFREYFLSEIDEAKKKEVVLDNVDPAVLDLIIKYLYSATIDLNDANVQDIFALASRFQIPSVFTVCVSYLQKRLAPGNCLAILRLGLLLDCPRLAISAREFVSDRFVQICKEEDFMQLSPQELISVISNDSLNVEKEEAVFEAVMKWVRTDKENRVKNLSEVFDCIRFRLMTEKYFKDHVEKDDIIKSNPELQKKIKVLKDAFAGKLPEPSKNAEKAGAGEVNGDVGDEDLLPGYLNDIPRHGMFVKDLILLVNDTAAVAYDPTENECYLTALAEQIPRNHSSIVTQQNQVYVVGGLYVDEENKDQPLQSYFFQLDNVASEWVGLPPLPSARCLFGLGEVDDKIYVVAGKDLQTEASLDSVLCYDPVAAKWNEVKKLPIKVYGHNVISHKGMIYCLGGKTDDKKCTNRVFVYNPKKGDWKDLAPMKTPRSMFGVAIHKGRIVIAGGVTEDGLSASVEAFDLITNKWEVMTEFPQERSSISLVSLAGSLYAIGGFAMIQLESKEFAPTEVNDIWKYEDDKKEWAGMLKEIRYASGASCLATRLNLFKLSKL; encoded by the exons ATGGATTCCCAGCGGGAACTCGCAGAGGAACTGCGGCTTTACCAATCCACCCTTCTTCAGGATGGTTTAAAAGATCTCCTGGATGAGAAAAAATTCATCGATTGCACACTAAAAGCAGGTGACAAAAGTCTTCCTTGCCACAGATTGATTTTGTCAGCTTGTAGTCCTTACTTCCGTGAgtattttttatctgaaattgaTGAAGCGAAAAAAAAGGAGGTAGTACTAGATAATGTGGATCCTGCTGTCCTGGATTTAATCATCAAGTACCTGTACTCTGCCACTATTGATCTCAACGATGCAAACGTGCAAGATATTTTTGCGTTGGCCAGCCGCTTTCAGATCCCCTCAGTGTTCACTGTCTGCGTTTCTTATCTTCAGAAGAGACTTGCTCCTGGTAACTGTCTAGCCATCCTAAGATTAGGACTTCTTCTTGACTGCCCGAGACTCGCCATCTCTGCCCGTGAATTTGTGTCTGATCGCTTTGTACAGATTTGTAAGGAAGAGGACTTTATGCAACTGTCTCCACAGGAACTGATCTCAGTCATTTCAAATGACAGCCTCAACgtggaaaaggaagaagcagtATTTGAGGCAGTGATGAAATGGGTGcgaacagacaaagaaaacagggtTAAAAACCTTAGCGAAGTGTTTGATTGTATCCGTTTTCGCCttatgacagaaaaatattttaaagatcacGTTGAGAAAGATGATATAATTAAAAGCAACCCAGAActccagaaaaaaatcaaagttctcAAAGATGCCTTCGCAGGCAAACTCCCAGAACCTAGCAAAAATGCAGAGAAGGCTGGGGCTGGTGAGGTGAATGGTGATGTTGGTGATGAAGATTTACTTCCTGGTTACCTGAATGACATTCCCAGGCACGGAATGTTTGTCAAAGACCTCATCCTCTTGGTTAATGACACAGCTGCCGTGGCTTATGATCCCACAGAAAATGAATGCTACCTTACTGCACTGGCTGAGCAGATTCCCAGAAATCATTCCAGCATCGTTACCCAACAAAATCAGGTGTACGTGGTTGGAGGACTGTATgtggatgaagaaaataaggatcAACCTCTACAGTCGTACTTCTTCCAG cttgaTAATGTAGCATCTGAGTGGGTTGGACTTccacctctgccttcagccaGGTGTCTGTTTGGTCTAGGAGAGGTAGATGACAAAATCTATGTAGTTGCAGGCAAAGACCTTCAAACAGAGGCTTCGCTGGATTCAGTGTTATGCTATGATCCTGT GGCTGCAAAATGGAATGAAGTTAAAAAACTTCCTATCAAAGTCTATGGCCATAATGTGATTTCACATAAGGGGATGATATATTGTCTAGGAGGAAAGACAGATGACAA AAAGTGTACAAACAGAGTGTTTGTCTACAACCCCAAAAAAGGAGACTGGAAAGATCTAGCTCCAATGAAAACCCCTCGGTCGATGTTTGGAGTGGCAATCCATAAAGGCAGGATTGTGATTGCTGGAGGTGTCACTGAAGACGGTCTTTCAGCTTCAGTTGAAGCTTTTGACCTCATAACCAACAA ATGGGAAGTCATGACCGAATTTCCCCAAGAAAGAAGTTCCATTAGTTTGGTCAGCCTGGCTGGATCCCTGTATGCCATCGGTGGTTTTGCCATGATTCAACTAGAGTCTAAAGAATTTGCACCAACTGAAGTCAATGACATTTGGAA GTATGAAGACGATAAAAAAGAATGGGCTGGGATGTTGAAGGAAATACGTTATGCTTCAGGAGCTAGTTGCCTAGCAACACGTTTAAATCTCTTCAAACTGTCTAAATTATAA